The Erigeron canadensis isolate Cc75 chromosome 4, C_canadensis_v1, whole genome shotgun sequence genome window below encodes:
- the LOC122597851 gene encoding uncharacterized protein LOC122597851 produces MANYRSNSYNYNNQDMQIDTYSGEFKPKLPDFRSYSVSYKAPNSNMDIVVAGNNDFKLKKGKSTNGSASKSWRFSDPEFQRKKRVAGYKVYGVEGKLKGSFRKSFRWIKDKYTNVVYGH; encoded by the coding sequence ATGGCCAATTACAGATCAAACTCATACAATTACAACAATCAAGACATGCAGATAGATACATACAGTGGTGAATTTAAGCCTAAGCTTCCTGATTTCAGATCTTATAGTGTATCCTACAAAGCCCCAAATTCAAATATGGATATTGTTGTGGCTGGAAATAATGATTTTAAGCTGAAAAAAGGAAAGTCAACAAACGGGTCAGCCTCAAAATCATGGAGGTTTAGTGATCCAGAGTTTCAAAGGAAGAAAAGGGTTGCTGGATATAAAGTTTATGGAGTTGAAGGCAAGCTTAAAGGGTCTTTTAGAAAGAGCTTTAGATGgattaaagataaatatactAATGTTGTTTATGGACATTAA
- the LOC122595991 gene encoding protein ABCI12, chloroplastic encodes MYTQLLQTHPIFTFKPCSISSSHPLIFINTSHQFPINQRPPNSSFHYNHKTLFKTLINCTQNADSNTPKWENLLPKNVISAEKILRSIAGATSSPICQFISSPTTFLHSVDPRIKLVWLLVLVVLPARSHIYMRFGLIAFLAILSVWIQPRQVWMDQLGRVSLLSGILFIMLGLGADSAPMIVQSRTPPPSMMGLPSIPPSFDGYSYLLFKLGPLQMTRKGLAVASTSACLTFSIFQSASLCLTTTTPEQLAYALQWFMKPLAYVGVPVAEVILTLLLSLRFINLVFDEVRIVALGIVSRRIDWQQLATMETIEVFFTYIRRIFKNIFNHAEQITQAMTVRGFRGDSTSHKIYFSSASSAPIANILSVMTLLGLIGAAALSEYVLV; translated from the exons ATGTACACCCAACTTCTTCAAACTCACCCAATCTTCACTTTCAAACCCTGTTCAATCTCTTCCAGCCATCCCCTTATCTTCATCAACACCAGTCACCAATTTCCCATAAACCAAAGACCCCCAAATTCATCCTTTCATTACAATCACAAAACCCTGTTCAAAACTCTCATAAACTGTACTCAAAATGCCGATTCTAATACACCAAAATGGGAAAACTTGTTGCCAAAGAATGTAATCTCTGCTGAGAAAATATTGAGGTCAATTGCTGGGGCAACTTCTAGTCCTATTTGTCAGTTCATCTCTTCACCTACTACTTTCTTGCACTCTGTTGACCCCAGGATTAAATTG GTATGGCTTCTTGTTCTGGTGGTTTTACCAGCACGGTCTCATATCTACATGCGGTTTGGATTAATTGCGTTTCTGGCAATTTTATCAGTTTGGATACAGCCTAGACAAGTTTGGATG GATCAATTGGGAAGAGTTTCCCTTTTATCTGGGATTTTGTTCATAATGTTGGGGCTTGGTGCAGATAGTGCTCCCATGATTGTCCAGTCAAGGACTCCACCGCCTTCAATGATGGGATTGCCCAGTATCCCACCTTCTTTTGATGGGTATTCATATTTATTGTTCAAATTAGGACCATTGCAGATGACAAGAAAAGGATTGGCTGTGGCTAGCACATCTGCTTGTTTAACCTTCTCC ATTTTTCAAAGTGCAAGTCTTTGTTTGACCACTACTACACCAGAACAGCTTGCGTATGCTCTACAATGGTTTATGAAGCCTTTAGCATATGTTGGTGTCCCTGTTGCCGAAGTTATTCTTACCCTTCTGTTATCATTGAGATTTATCAACCTAGTCTTCGATGAG GTTCGGATTGTGGCATTAGGGATAGTGTCTCGGAGGATAGATTGGCAGCAGTTGGCTACTATGGAGACAATTGAAG ttttctttaCTTACATCCGGCGGatcttcaaaaatatatttaatcatgCGGAGCAGATTACCCAG GCGATGACTGTGAGAGGGTTCAGGGGTGACAGTACCTCCCACAAAATTTACTTCTCATCGGCTTCTTCGGCGCCAATTGCAAACATTCTATCTGTTATGACACTACTAGGACTTATAGGTGCCGCTGCTTTGTCTGAGTATGTACTTGTCTGA
- the LOC122595675 gene encoding glutamine synthetase, chloroplastic: MAQCLAPSVQWQMRLTKNGMESSSMSSKMWNSLSLKQSKKGALKNATKFSICASANGTINRMEDLLNLDVTPYTNKIIAEYIWIGGSGTDVRSKSRTLSKPVEHPSELPKWNYDGSSTGQAPGEDSEVILYPQAIFKDPFRGGNNILVICDAYTPQGEPIPTNKRAKAAEIFSNPKVVSQVPWFGIEQEYTLLQTDVKWPLGWPVGGYPGPQGPYYCGAGADKSFGRDISDAHYKACLYAGINISGTNGEVMPGQWEFQVGPSVGIEAGDHIWCARYLLERITEQAGVVLTLDPKPIDGDWNGAGCHTNYSTLAMREEGGFEVIKKAILNLSLRHTEHISAYGEGNERRLTGKHETASINQFSWGVANRGCSIRVGRDTEREGKGYLEDRRPASNMDPYTVTGLLAETTILWEPTLEAEALAAQKLALNV, translated from the exons ATGGCACAATGTTTGGCTCCTTCAGTACAATGGCAGATGAGGTTAACAAAAAATGGTATGGAATCAAGCTCTATGTCATCCAAAATGTGGAACTCTTTGTCCTTGAAGCAAAGCAAGAAAGGAGCACTTAAGAACGCCACAAAATTCAGCATCTGTGCTTCAGCAAATGGAACCATTAACAGGATGGAAGACCTACTAAACTTGGATGTCACTCCTTACACCAATAAGATCATTGCTGAATACATTTG GATTGGAGGTTCTGGGACAGATGTGCGCAGCAAATCAAGG ACACTCTCAAAACCAGTTGAGCATCCTTCTGAGCTTCCAAAATGGAACTATGATGGATCAAGTACTGGACAAGCTCCAGGAGAAGATAGTGAAGTTATCTTATA CCCCCAGGCAATCTTTAAGGATCCTTTCCGTGGTGGCAACAACATCTTG GTGATCTGTGACGCATACACTCCGCAAGGCGAGCCTATCCCTACTAACAAACGTGCTAAGGCTGCTGAGATTTTCAGTAATCCTAAAGTTGTATCGCAAGTGCCCTG GTTTGGAATTGAGCAAGAGTACACTTTGCTTCAGACAGATGTGAAGTGGCCTTTGGGTTGGCCTGTTGGAGGCTACCCTGGTCCTCAG GGTCCATACTACTGTGGTGCTGGAGCTGATAAGTCGTTTGGAAGAGACATATCGGATGCACATTACAAGGCCTGCCTGTATGCCGGAATTAACATCAGTGGGACCAATGGAGAAGTTATGCCTGGACAG TGGGAATTTCAAGTTGGTCCTAGTGTGGGAATTGAAGCTGGAGACCATATCTGGTGTGCTAGATACCTCCTTGAG AGAATTACTGAACAAGCTGGTGTCGTGTTGACCCTTGACCCTAAGCCTATTGAT GGAGACTGGAATGGAGCAGGATGCCACACTAACTACAG TACATTGGCCATGAGAGAAGAAGGTGGGTTTGAAGTAATTAAAAAGGCGATTCTGAACTTGTCACTTCGCCACACTGAGCACATCAGTGCTTATGGAGAAGGCAATGAGAGAAGATTGACAGGGAAGCACGAAACTGCCAGCATTAACCAGTTTTCATGG GGTGTAGCAAATCGTGGTTGCTCAATCCGTGTGGGGCGTGACACTGAGAGGGAAGGCAAAG GTTATTTGGAAGACAGACGCCCGGCATCAAACATGGACCCGTACACCGTGACCGGATTACTCGCCGAAACAACCATCCTTTGGGAGCCTACCCTTGAGGCTGAAGCACTTGCTGCCCAGAAGTTGGCATTGAATGTGTAA
- the LOC122595468 gene encoding uncharacterized protein LOC122595468 — protein MEQLINFIIRPPRAEYEPNNDLLDQEFMLKGKWFQRKDIEISNSRGYILQCSHYLPIVSPEGKPLPCVIYCHGNSGCRADASEAAIILLPSNITVFTLDFSGSGLSGGEHVSLGWYEKDDLKSVVDYLRSDGNVSLIGLWGRSMGAVTSLMYGAEDPSIAGMVLDSPFSDLVDLMMELVDTYKIRLPKFTVKFAIQYMRRAILKKAKFDIVELNTIKVAKSSFVPVLFGHAGDDDFIQPHHSDRIYEAYMGDKNIIKFEGDHNSPRPQFYFDSINIFFHNVLQPPEDEVKGNFFDSSLDYLGKEIHGVGYEDDFLVAPQASSSTEDAINQLRSKRPMSRTEVPSDIPSADKKCNSEDEGTTNKPTSSSKMINIEFSNGHPCSSAEDHEYVEYPLQHVEGFPCDVEEEERMLMEAVLLSLKDLEPKQAGDQLPVSDGKSSVANDCPPIKIDPTRASTASSSDSPSQFMSPCNSTSSTELSSSMTPSADGSGRASRKSAANTGCIGSSDVDVADRTKATVTVERTPSSNIMDGLLKRWDLNFFKNR, from the exons ATGGAACAGCTTATCAACTTCATCATTCGTCCACCTAG AGCCGAGTATGAGCCTAATAATGATTTACTAGATCAAGAATTCATGCTTAAAGGGAAATGGTTTCAAAGGAAAGATATAGAG ATTTCAAATAGCCGAGGATACATTCTTCAGTGTAGTCATTACTTGCCTATTGTGAGTCCTGAAGGAAAGCCTTTGCCATGTGTGATATACTGCCATGGAAACAG TGGGTGCCGAGCAGATGCCAGCGAAGCAGCTATAATATTATTGCCATCAAATATTACTGTCTTCACTCTTGATTTTTCTGGGTCTGGACTCTCTGGAGGAGAGCATGTCAGTCTAGGGTGGTATGAA AAAGATGATTTGAAATCTGTAGTAGATTATTTGCGGTCTGATGGAAATGTTTCATTAATTGGCTTGTGGGGAAGATCAATGGGTGCTGTAACAAG CCTGATGTATGGAGCCGAGGATCCTTCAATTGCGGGAATGGTTCTTGACAGCCCCTTCTCTGATTTGGTTGATTTGATGATGGAACTTGTTGACACCTACAAAATTCGTCTGCCCAAGTTTACT GTTAAGTTTGCTATCCAGTACATGCGAAGAGCTATTCTTAAAAAGGCAAAATTTGATATTGTGGAGCTCAATACCATAAAG GTTGCGAAATCTTCTTTTGTTCCGGTTCTATTCGGTCatgctggtgatgatgattttaTACAACCACATCACTCTGATCGTATCTATGAAGCTTACATG GGGGACAAGAATATCATTAAATTTGAGGGTGACCATAATTCTCCACGTCCCCAGTTTTATTTTGATtctataaatatctttttccaCAACGTCTTGCAACCACCAGAAGATGAAGTTAAGGGGAACTTTTTTGATTCCTCCCTTGATTACCTCGGCAAG GAAATTCATGGGGTTGGATATGAAGATGATTTTTTAGTTGCACCTCAag CATCAAGTAGCACTGAGGATGCAATTAATCAACTCCGCTCTAAAAGGCCTATGAGTAGAACTGAG GTTCCTTCTGATATCCCGTCAGCAGATAAAAAATGTAATTCTGAG GATGAAGGGACTACGAATAAACCTACGTCATCTTCTAAAATGATAAACATTGAGTTTTCTAATGGCCATCCTTGCTCATCAGCAGAGGATCACGAGTATGTCGAGTACCCACTTCAGCACGTGGAAGGTTTCCCATGCGATGTCGAGGAAGAAGAAAGG ATGCTCATGGAAGCCGTGCTCCTTTCGCTAAAAGATTTAGAACCGAAACAAGCTGGCGATCAACTACCGGTCAGTGATGGCAAATCTTCAGTGGCTAATGATTGCCCTCCAATTAAAATTGATCCTACACGGGCTTCAACAGCAAGTAGCAGTGATTCACCTTCACAATTCATGTCTCCATGTAACAGCACATCTTCAACTGAACTATCATCAAGTATGACTCCATCTGCTGATGGTTCGGGTAGGGCAAGTAGGAAATCTGCTGCAAATACTGGATGTATTGGTTCATCTGATGTTGACGTGGCTGATCGAACCAAAGCTACAGTGACAGTTGAAAGAACCCCGTCCAGTAACATAATGGACGGGCTGTTAAAACGTTGGGATCTTAATTTCTTTAAGAATAGATGA
- the LOC122596094 gene encoding E3 ubiquitin-protein ligase CSU1 → MPQRHSKNNNDLAYFTYDEKKKLGYGTQKERLGKDSIKPFDSCSLCLKPFIDPLCCQKGHVFCKECIFECLLSQKKDIQRKFAAHTTQLKQEKDEEAEKLALQKAKELDAFDQQNHGALPQYSDKNFNKDRNGFHGANSVKTTSYEEEALRTMKAFWLPSATPEASVKVNAPSTSTTCPEGNEKLKMKSLFSIHLTEDMNEEKKASALDKTYICPSCQVTLTNTTSLVALSSCGHVFCKKCADKFMAVDKVCLVCNKGCKERNLIPLEKGGTGFAGHGDNLEAKDFKHLGSGSGLGLVRPAQKT, encoded by the exons ATGCCTCAAAGACACTCAAAAAACAACAATGATTTAGCATATTTCACAtatgatgaaaagaaaaagCTTGGTTATGGTACCCAAAAAGAAAGGCTTGGTAAAGATTCTATTAAGCCCTTTGATTCTTGCTCTCTTTGCTTGAAGCCTTTCATTGATCCTTTGTGTTGTCAAAAGGGTCATGTTTTCTGTAAAGAATGCATCTTTGAATGCTTGCTTTCCCAAAAAAAAGATATCCAAAg GAAGTTTGCTGCCCATACTACTCAACTTAAGCAAGAGAAAGATGAAGAAGCTGAGAAGTTAGCGttacaaaaagcaaaagaactTGATGCATTTGATCAGCAAAACCACGGTGCTCTACCACAATACAGTGATAAAAACTTCAACAAAGATAGAAACGGATTTCATGGAGCAAACAGTGTTAAAACTACATCTTATGAAGAAGAAGCACTCAGAACCATGAAAGCTTTTTGGTTACCCTCTGCAACACCCGAAGCTTCCGTCAAAGTCAATGCTCCATCCACTTCCACAACTTGCCCTGAAGGTAACGAGAAGCTTAAGATGAAATCCCTGTTCTCTATTCATTTAACTGAAGACATGAATGAGGAAAAGAAAGCTTCTGCTTTAGATAAAACCTACATCTGCCCTAGTTGCCAGGTGACATTAACTAATACAACATCGCTTGTGGCATTAAGTTCTTGTGGGCATGTTTTCTGTAAGAAGTGTGCAGATAAGTTCATGGCGGTAGATAAGGTTTGCCTAGTGTGCAATAAGGGCTGCAAGGAGAGAAATCTGATTCCTTTAGAGAAGGGTGGAACTGGGTTTGCGGGTCACGGGGATAATCTTGAAGCTAAAGATTTTAAGCATTTAGGAAGTGGTTCAGGACTAGGGTTGGTGAGGCCTGCACAGAAAACATGA
- the LOC122595336 gene encoding endo-1,3;1,4-beta-D-glucanase-like — translation MSGPECCKNPPVVSSGDQCGQVEQIASLSSYVSGNSDLKTAVILVSDVYGYGAPKLRKFADKVASAGYYVVVPDLLHGDPATSETNLQDWVVNHRPEQTVEYVKPVIQALKKKGMSKIGAAGFCWGAKAVVELAKEADIIQVSALLHPSFVTLDDIKGVKVSIAILGGELDIYSPPALINEFEAALDAKPEVDHFVKIYPGMSHGWAIRYNDDDAAEVKCAEEACQDVVDWFSRYLKRNHSAL, via the exons ATGTCTGGTCCAGAATGCTGTAAAAATCCTCCGGTAGTCTCATCCGGTGACCAATGCGGCCAAGTTGAGCAGATTGCCTCTCTTAGTTCTTATGTTTCCGGCAACTCTGATTTGAAAACAGCTGTTATTCTTGTATCGGATGTTTATG GCTATGGAGCTCCAAAATTGAG GAAATTTGCAGATAAAGTTGCATCTGCAGGATACTATGTAGTTGTTCCTGATTTATTGCATGGTGATCCCGCGACTTCTGAAACTAATTTACAAGATTGGGTAGTAAATCATAGACCG GAGCAAACCGTAGAATATGTGAAGCCGGTTATTCAGGCTCTTAAGAAGAAGGGTATGTCTAAGATTGGCGCTGCAGGATTCTGTTGGGGTG CTAAGGCTGTTGTAGAGCTAGCAAAGGAGGCTGATATAATACAAGtttctgcactcttgcatcCTTCATTCGTCACCTTAGATGACATCAAGG GGGTTAAGGTATCTATCGCAATACTAGGTGGTGAGCTCGATATATATTCTCCACCAGCATTAATCAATGAATTTGAGGCTGCTCTAGATGCCAAGCCCGAG GTTGACCACTTTGTGAAGATATATCCTGGGATGTCACATGGTTGGGCAATTCgatataatgatgatgatgcagCGGAGGTGAAGTGTGCAGAAGAAGCCTGTCAAGATGTTGTGGATTGGTTTAGTAGATATCTCAAAAGAAACCATTCAGCCCTGTAA